From a single Pleurodeles waltl isolate 20211129_DDA chromosome 10, aPleWal1.hap1.20221129, whole genome shotgun sequence genomic region:
- the LOC138261118 gene encoding NADPH oxidase organizer 1-like isoform X1, with protein sequence MRRGSIQRYPMEAKGVGVVQHHRKKTYMFLVLWSDRNNILIYRTYEEFKKFHVSLKKKFPIEAGHMKKSERTIPKFKDASTFTVRKEPRRFLARLRLLETYVQELLRTDAKISQGEDVTAFFTPHLKDLDPAFHENSIVIMPSEARDGKREISRQPASDAVIQPIRAEQYCCLETYEAADTKNRPFKVRRGELVDVLLKDTTGWWLVENEEKCLAWFPAPYLSKLSTSKETSTRRQSTDTGELYFAVKCYEAKDSDELSMNIGVVVEVLEKSDDGWWLVWYNEHVGYVPSMFLRPYNNPHQKFQAITKNALYASTPDIQETAITAHPRRVSLEEVPSQNSNSEDGTGEMGKSLQRKQSRSLSSLPITSSKKVRPPLTLELDDVLPEQTGNGVQWKPTPSPRNIILSPENTEPFCMNSNVVEGHGQWIRKPMPRRHLSKDAGLGDSFSTSGSDDSLSSSSDSRPKVPKVPQKPEPHEIMERCTTFTKKALQRSAPILNSMTISVKPESF encoded by the exons ATGAGGCGAGGCAGCATCCAGCGGTACCCCATGGAGGCGAAGGGGGTGGGTGTGGTGCAGCATCACAGGAAGAAG ACGTATATGTTCTTGGTGCTCTGGTCCGACCGCAACAACATACTTATCTACAGGACCTATGAGGAGTTCAAGAAATTCCAC GTGAGTCTGAAGAAGAAGTTTCCAATTGAAGCTGGACATATGAAGAAGTCCGAGCGTACCATTCCTAAATTCAAAG ATGCTTCCACCTTCACAGTCAGGAAGGAGCCCAGAAGGTTCTTGGCGCGCCTCAGGCTGCTAGAGACCTATGTCCAGGAGCTGTTGAGGACGGATGCCAAGATCTCGCAGGGCGAGGATGTCACCGCTTTcttcacaccacacctcaaggacCTTGATCCTGCCTTCCATGAAAACAG CATCGTCATCATGCCTTCAGAAGCTcgagatggaaagagggagatatcCAGGCAACCCGCCAGTGACGCAGTCATTCAACCAATAAGAGCTGAGCAGTACTGTTGCTTGGAGACGTACGAGGCCGCAGATACCAAGAACCGCCCCTTCAAGGTCCGTCGTGGAGAGCTTGTGGACGTGTtactcaaagacaccacag GCTGGTGGTTGGTGGAGAACGAGGAGAAATGCCTGGCCTGGTTTCCTGCTCCCTACCTGTCCAAACTTTCAACCAGCAAAGAAACATCTACGAGACGCCAATCCACAGACACTG GAGAGCTTTACTTCGCAGTAAAGTGTTACGAGGCCAAGGACTCCGACGAATTGTCCATGAACATTGGTGTGGTGGTTGAAGTTCTAGAAAAATCTGACGATGGCTGGTGGCTAGTCTG GTACAATGAGCATGTTGGGTACGTCCCATCAATGTTCCTCCGGCCTTACAACAATCCACATCAGAAATTCCAGGCAATTACCAAGAATGCTTTGTATGCATCCACACCAGACATTCAAGAAACTGCTATCACAGCTCACCCTCGTCGGGTATCTCTTGAGGAGGTGCCGTCACAAAACAGCAATTCTGAAGATGGGACCGGTGAAatgggaaaatctctgcagagaaaGCAATCAAGATCACTCAGTAGCCTTCCCATCACATCTTCCAAGAAGGTCAGGCCCCCACTGACTCTAGAGCTGGATGATGTCCTTCCAGAGCAGACAGGAAATGGTGTTCAGTGGAAGCCCACCCCATCACCAAGGAACATCATTCTTTCACCAGAGAACACGGAGCCATTCTGCATGAACAGTAATGTGGTAGAAGGCCATGGACAATGGATCCGCAAACCAATGCCAAGAAGACATCTTAGCAAGGACGCTGGGCTTGGGGATAGCTTCTCAACAAGTGGTTCCGATGACTCGCTTTCTTCTAGTTCAGACTCCAGACCCAAAGTTCCAAAGGTTCCACAGAAGCCAGAACCTCATGAGATCATGGAGAGGTGCACCACGTTTACTAAGAAAGCCTTACAGAGGTCCGCACCCATTCTCAACTCTATGACCATATCTGTGAAACCTGAGAGCTTCTGA
- the LOC138261118 gene encoding NADPH oxidase organizer 1-like isoform X2 has translation MFLVLWSDRNNILIYRTYEEFKKFHVSLKKKFPIEAGHMKKSERTIPKFKDASTFTVRKEPRRFLARLRLLETYVQELLRTDAKISQGEDVTAFFTPHLKDLDPAFHENSIVIMPSEARDGKREISRQPASDAVIQPIRAEQYCCLETYEAADTKNRPFKVRRGELVDVLLKDTTGWWLVENEEKCLAWFPAPYLSKLSTSKETSTRRQSTDTGELYFAVKCYEAKDSDELSMNIGVVVEVLEKSDDGWWLVWYNEHVGYVPSMFLRPYNNPHQKFQAITKNALYASTPDIQETAITAHPRRVSLEEVPSQNSNSEDGTGEMGKSLQRKQSRSLSSLPITSSKKVRPPLTLELDDVLPEQTGNGVQWKPTPSPRNIILSPENTEPFCMNSNVVEGHGQWIRKPMPRRHLSKDAGLGDSFSTSGSDDSLSSSSDSRPKVPKVPQKPEPHEIMERCTTFTKKALQRSAPILNSMTISVKPESF, from the exons ATGTTCTTGGTGCTCTGGTCCGACCGCAACAACATACTTATCTACAGGACCTATGAGGAGTTCAAGAAATTCCAC GTGAGTCTGAAGAAGAAGTTTCCAATTGAAGCTGGACATATGAAGAAGTCCGAGCGTACCATTCCTAAATTCAAAG ATGCTTCCACCTTCACAGTCAGGAAGGAGCCCAGAAGGTTCTTGGCGCGCCTCAGGCTGCTAGAGACCTATGTCCAGGAGCTGTTGAGGACGGATGCCAAGATCTCGCAGGGCGAGGATGTCACCGCTTTcttcacaccacacctcaaggacCTTGATCCTGCCTTCCATGAAAACAG CATCGTCATCATGCCTTCAGAAGCTcgagatggaaagagggagatatcCAGGCAACCCGCCAGTGACGCAGTCATTCAACCAATAAGAGCTGAGCAGTACTGTTGCTTGGAGACGTACGAGGCCGCAGATACCAAGAACCGCCCCTTCAAGGTCCGTCGTGGAGAGCTTGTGGACGTGTtactcaaagacaccacag GCTGGTGGTTGGTGGAGAACGAGGAGAAATGCCTGGCCTGGTTTCCTGCTCCCTACCTGTCCAAACTTTCAACCAGCAAAGAAACATCTACGAGACGCCAATCCACAGACACTG GAGAGCTTTACTTCGCAGTAAAGTGTTACGAGGCCAAGGACTCCGACGAATTGTCCATGAACATTGGTGTGGTGGTTGAAGTTCTAGAAAAATCTGACGATGGCTGGTGGCTAGTCTG GTACAATGAGCATGTTGGGTACGTCCCATCAATGTTCCTCCGGCCTTACAACAATCCACATCAGAAATTCCAGGCAATTACCAAGAATGCTTTGTATGCATCCACACCAGACATTCAAGAAACTGCTATCACAGCTCACCCTCGTCGGGTATCTCTTGAGGAGGTGCCGTCACAAAACAGCAATTCTGAAGATGGGACCGGTGAAatgggaaaatctctgcagagaaaGCAATCAAGATCACTCAGTAGCCTTCCCATCACATCTTCCAAGAAGGTCAGGCCCCCACTGACTCTAGAGCTGGATGATGTCCTTCCAGAGCAGACAGGAAATGGTGTTCAGTGGAAGCCCACCCCATCACCAAGGAACATCATTCTTTCACCAGAGAACACGGAGCCATTCTGCATGAACAGTAATGTGGTAGAAGGCCATGGACAATGGATCCGCAAACCAATGCCAAGAAGACATCTTAGCAAGGACGCTGGGCTTGGGGATAGCTTCTCAACAAGTGGTTCCGATGACTCGCTTTCTTCTAGTTCAGACTCCAGACCCAAAGTTCCAAAGGTTCCACAGAAGCCAGAACCTCATGAGATCATGGAGAGGTGCACCACGTTTACTAAGAAAGCCTTACAGAGGTCCGCACCCATTCTCAACTCTATGACCATATCTGTGAAACCTGAGAGCTTCTGA